From the genome of Chiloscyllium punctatum isolate Juve2018m chromosome 13, sChiPun1.3, whole genome shotgun sequence, one region includes:
- the slc18a3a gene encoding probable vesicular acetylcholine transporter-A, with product MAAEMTIGLAKAAVVKFSEMIGERTKQISRAMQEPRRQRRVMLVIVCIALLLDNMLYMVIVPIIPNYLETLRTYKVVYVSSASNGTNGSSLNSSQRAVRYTNPNANEDIQIGVLFASKAILQLLANPLTGTFIDRVGCDIPLFIGLIIIFLSTLTFAFGESYAMLFVARSMQGLGSAFADTSGIAMIADRYTEESERSTALGIALAFISFGSLAAPPFGGILYDLAGKRVPFLVLSFVSLLDGILLLTVVSPLAGRTRENMPQGSPIYKLMIDPYIAVVAGALTTCNIPLAFLEPTISKWMKQTMKANEWQMGLTWLPAFFPHILGVYVTVRLAAKYPNYQWFYGAIGMVIIGASSCTVPACRNFEELIIPLCSLCFGIALVDTALLPTLAFLVDVRHVSVYGSVYAIADISYSVAYALGPIVAGQIVHTLGFVQLNLGMGCVNVLYAPALLLLRNVCQMKPSLSERNVLLEEGPKGLYDTIKMEERSAGKKRYGSSAGNYSTAGGRDNTGFESSRRNQVPSEDDSSGSDYS from the coding sequence ATGGCTGCAGAGATGACCATCGGACTGGCCAAAGCGGCCGTGGTGAAATTCTCCGAAATGATCGGCGAGAGAACGAAGCAGATCAGCAGAGCGATGCAAGAACCCCGGAGGCAGCGAAGAGTCATGCTGGTGATAGTGTGCATTGCCCTGCTGTTGGACAACATGCTGTACATGGTCATTGTCCCGATCATACCGAACTACCTGGAAACTCTGCGAACTTACAAGGTGGTCTATGTCAGTTCAGCTTCCAATGGAACCAATGGCTCATCTCTGAACTCCAGCCAGAGAGCTGTGCGGTACACCAACCCCAATGCAAACGAAGACATACAAATCGGGGTGCTCTTTGCTTCCAAAGCCATCCTGCAGCTCCTCGCCAACCCCTTGACTGGCACTTTCATTGACCGTGTGGGCTGTGACATCCCTCTGTTCATTGGGCTGATCATCATCTTCCTGTCCACCCTCACCTTTGCCTTCGGCGAAAGTTACGCAATGTTATTCGTGGCCAGGAGCATGCAGGGCTTGGGCTCAGCCTTTGCAGACACCTCGGGCATCGCGATGATCGCGGACAGGTACACGGAGGAGTCCGAGAGAAGCACCGCGCTGGGCATCGCCCTGGCGTTCATCTCCTTCGGCAGCTTGGCGGCGCCCCCTTTCGGGGGGATCCTGTACGACCTCGCGGGCAAGCGGGTGCCCTTCCTGGTGCTGTCGTTCGTCTCTCTGCTGGACGGGATCTTGTTGCTGACCGTGGTGTCCCCCCTGGCGGGCCGAACCCGCGAGAACATGCCGCAGGGCAGCCCCATCTACAAGCTCATGATCGACCCATATATCGCGGTGGTGGCCGGCGCCCTGACCACCTGCAACATCCCCCTGGCTTTCCTGGAACCCACCATCTCCAAATGGATGAAGCAGACAATGAAGGCGAATGAGTGGCAAATGGGGCTAACGTGGCTGCCCGCGTTTTTCCCGCACATCCTGGGGGTATATGTGACTGTCAGACTGGCTGCCAAGTATCCCAACTACCAGTGGTTCTACGGAGCCATCGGCATGGTTATAATCGGTGCTAGCTCCTGTACAGTTCCAGCTTGCAGGAACTTTGAAGAACTCATTATCCCACTGTGTTCCCTGTGTTTTGGGATAGCGCTAGTGGACACTGCCCTGTTGCCGACCCTTGCTTTCTTGGTGGATGTTCGCCATGTGTCCGTGTATGGCAGTGTCTATGCCATCGCGGACATCTCCTATTCGGTTGCTTATGCCCTGGGACCTATTGTGGCCGGTCAGATTGTTCACACTCTCGGCTTTGTGCAGCTCAACCTGGGCATGGGCTGTGTCAACGTCTTGTACGCCCCCGCCCTGTTGCTGCTCAGAAACGTGTGCCAAATGAAGCCCTCGCTCTCCGAGAGGAATGTCCTCCTGGAGGAGGGACCCAAAGGGCTCTACGACACCATCAAAATGGAAGAACGCAGCGCCGGGAAGAAAAGGTACGGCAGCTCGGCCGGGAACTACTCCACGGCCGGGGGCCGAGATAACACCGGGTTCGAGAGCTCCAGGAGGAACCAGGTTCCGTCTGAAGATGATTCATCGGGCAGTGATTACAGCTAA